A single Cyclopterus lumpus isolate fCycLum1 chromosome 1, fCycLum1.pri, whole genome shotgun sequence DNA region contains:
- the si:dkey-45d16.4 gene encoding trichohyalin isoform X1, with translation MERVLVEVPINNGFSLAGHSTAPRKRQVRFSARHDIILLREVIGQNPFASKEPGRIWARVGEIITAALQDESFEVDARRCRERTMLLLDYYKKQDFPSLRRFGTERLYAQKEDLLHEVLELEAEKGLLASGESTKYQEDELRRRAMEELTLPEQDKPNITVTQTAAAEPEDGREDMVELSAAPTAKRPCQCCCQTYSEILSFLEKRSEAEQRLREEELALRREELEIQRSKITLERERLGAERKERERRFELESQERQVILDLLKEKVLKG, from the exons ATGGAACGGGTGCTGGTGGAAGTGCCGATCAACAACG GTTTTTCCCTCGCTGGCCACTCCACGGCCCCACGGAAGCGCCAGGTGCGCTTTTCAGCGCGCCATGACATCATCCTGCTGCGGGAGGTTATCGGCCAGAACCCCTTTGCCTCCAAAGAGCCAG ggCGGATCTGGGCCCGTGTGGGGGAGATCATCACTGCAGCGCTCCAAGATGAAAGCTTTGAGGTGGATGCCAGGAGGTGTAGGGAGAGGAccatgctgctgctggactACTACAAGAAACAAGACTTCCCAAGTCTGCGCAG ATTTGGAACGGAGAGGTTGTACGCCCAAAAGGAAGACCTGCTCCACGAGGTGTTGGAGCTGGAGGCTGAGAAGGGGCTCCTGGCCAGCGGCGAGAGCACAAAGTACCAG GAGGATGAACTGAGAAGGCGAGCCATGGAAGAACTAACTCTACCAGAACAGGACAAACCCAACATCACCGTCACACAAACCGCAGCAG CAGAACCAGAAGATGGCCGCGAAGATATGGTAGAGCTTTCAGCGGCGCCTACAGCCAAGAGGCCCTGCCAGTGTTGCTGCCAGACCTACTCTGAGATTCTCAGCTTCCTGGAGAAACGCTCGGAGGCGGAGCAACGGCTACGAGAGGAGGAGCTTGCCCTGCGCCGGGAGGAGCTTGAGATTCAAAGGA GTAAGATCACTCTGGAGAGGGAACGTCTGGGagctgagagaaaagaaagggaaaggagATTTGAGCTGGAGAGCCAAGAGAGGCAGGTCATCTTGGACCTGCTAAAAGAAAAGGTGCTGAAAGGCTGA
- the si:dkey-45d16.4 gene encoding uncharacterized protein si:dkey-45d16.4 isoform X3, whose product MERVLVEVPINNGFSLAGHSTAPRKRQVRFSARHDIILLREVIGQNPFASKEPGRIWARVGEIITAALQDESFEVDARRCRERTMLLLDYYKKQDFPSLRRFGTERLYAQKEDLLHEVLELEAEKGLLASGESTKYQEDELRRRAMEELTLPEQDKPNITVTQTAAAEPEDGREDMVELSAAPTAKRPCQCCLPCAGRSLRFKGVRSLWRGNVWELREKKGKGDLSWRAKRGRSSWTC is encoded by the exons ATGGAACGGGTGCTGGTGGAAGTGCCGATCAACAACG GTTTTTCCCTCGCTGGCCACTCCACGGCCCCACGGAAGCGCCAGGTGCGCTTTTCAGCGCGCCATGACATCATCCTGCTGCGGGAGGTTATCGGCCAGAACCCCTTTGCCTCCAAAGAGCCAG ggCGGATCTGGGCCCGTGTGGGGGAGATCATCACTGCAGCGCTCCAAGATGAAAGCTTTGAGGTGGATGCCAGGAGGTGTAGGGAGAGGAccatgctgctgctggactACTACAAGAAACAAGACTTCCCAAGTCTGCGCAG ATTTGGAACGGAGAGGTTGTACGCCCAAAAGGAAGACCTGCTCCACGAGGTGTTGGAGCTGGAGGCTGAGAAGGGGCTCCTGGCCAGCGGCGAGAGCACAAAGTACCAG GAGGATGAACTGAGAAGGCGAGCCATGGAAGAACTAACTCTACCAGAACAGGACAAACCCAACATCACCGTCACACAAACCGCAGCAG CAGAACCAGAAGATGGCCGCGAAGATATGGTAGAGCTTTCAGCGGCGCCTACAGCCAAGAGGCCCTGCCAGTGTT GCTTGCCCTGCGCCGGGAGGAGCTTGAGATTCAAAGGA GTAAGATCACTCTGGAGAGGGAACGTCTGGGagctgagagaaaagaaagggaaaggagATTTGAGCTGGAGAGCCAAGAGAGGCAGGTCATCTTGGACCTGCTAA
- the si:dkey-45d16.4 gene encoding scaffold attachment factor B1 isoform X2 → MERVLVEVPINNGFSLAGHSTAPRKRQVRFSARHDIILLREVIGQNPFASKEPGRIWARVGEIITAALQDESFEVDARRCRERTMLLLDYYKKQDFPSLRRFGTERLYAQKEDLLHEVLELEAEKGLLASGESTKYQEDELRRRAMEELTLPEQDKPNITVTQTAAEPEDGREDMVELSAAPTAKRPCQCCCQTYSEILSFLEKRSEAEQRLREEELALRREELEIQRSKITLERERLGAERKERERRFELESQERQVILDLLKEKVLKG, encoded by the exons ATGGAACGGGTGCTGGTGGAAGTGCCGATCAACAACG GTTTTTCCCTCGCTGGCCACTCCACGGCCCCACGGAAGCGCCAGGTGCGCTTTTCAGCGCGCCATGACATCATCCTGCTGCGGGAGGTTATCGGCCAGAACCCCTTTGCCTCCAAAGAGCCAG ggCGGATCTGGGCCCGTGTGGGGGAGATCATCACTGCAGCGCTCCAAGATGAAAGCTTTGAGGTGGATGCCAGGAGGTGTAGGGAGAGGAccatgctgctgctggactACTACAAGAAACAAGACTTCCCAAGTCTGCGCAG ATTTGGAACGGAGAGGTTGTACGCCCAAAAGGAAGACCTGCTCCACGAGGTGTTGGAGCTGGAGGCTGAGAAGGGGCTCCTGGCCAGCGGCGAGAGCACAAAGTACCAG GAGGATGAACTGAGAAGGCGAGCCATGGAAGAACTAACTCTACCAGAACAGGACAAACCCAACATCACCGTCACACAAACCGCAGCAG AACCAGAAGATGGCCGCGAAGATATGGTAGAGCTTTCAGCGGCGCCTACAGCCAAGAGGCCCTGCCAGTGTTGCTGCCAGACCTACTCTGAGATTCTCAGCTTCCTGGAGAAACGCTCGGAGGCGGAGCAACGGCTACGAGAGGAGGAGCTTGCCCTGCGCCGGGAGGAGCTTGAGATTCAAAGGA GTAAGATCACTCTGGAGAGGGAACGTCTGGGagctgagagaaaagaaagggaaaggagATTTGAGCTGGAGAGCCAAGAGAGGCAGGTCATCTTGGACCTGCTAAAAGAAAAGGTGCTGAAAGGCTGA
- the LOC117731227 gene encoding phosphoribosyl pyrophosphate synthase-associated protein 1-like isoform X1, with amino-acid sequence MPIRRFGGHRSLVAYSRTPKPAHVYEKMNVSKSGYRVFSANSTTACTELAKKITERLGVELGKSLVHQESNGETRVDVKESVRGQDIFIIQTIPSDVNTAIMELLVMAYALKTSCAKNIIGVIPYFPYSKQCKMRKRGSIVCKLLASMLAKAGITHIITMDLHQKEIQGFFSFPVDNLRASPFLIQYIQEEIPDYRNAIIVAKSPSAAKRAQSYAERLRLGLAVMHGEAHHSELDMVDGRQSPPFSPPSTRTTQGHTGLELPCSRRAPFPGIELPIMMAKEKPPITVVGDVGGRIAIIVDDIIDNVEDFVAAAEILKERGAYKIYIMATHGLLSADAPRLIEESAIDEVVVTNTVPHEVQKLQCPKIKTVDVSMILAEAIRRIHNGESMAYLFRNIAVDD; translated from the exons ATGCCTATTAGGCGTTTCGGGGGTCACAGGTCTCTGGTCGCATACTCTCGAACTCCAAAGCCGGCGCACGTTTACGAGAAAATGAACGTCTCAAAGAGTGGCTACCGGGTCTTTTCCGCCAACTCCACCACCGCGTGCACCGAGCTGGCCAAGAAGATCACAGA ACGCTTGGGGGTGGAGTTGGGCAAGTCGTTGGTTCATCAAGAGTCAAATGGAG AGACTCGAGTGGACGTGAAAGAGTCCGTCCGTGGACaagacatcttcatcattcagaccATTCCCAG TGATGTCAACACGGCCATCATGGAGCTTCTGGTTATGGCCTACGCCCTGAAGACGTCCTGTGCTAAGAACATCATCGGGGTCATTCCCTACTTTCCTTACAGCAAGCAGTGCAAGATGAGAAAGAGAGGATCCATTGTCTGCAAGCTGCTAGCATCCATGTTGGCTAAAGCCG GGATAACTCACATCATCACCATGGACCTCCATCAGAAAGAAATCCAGGGCTTCTTCAGCTTCCCTGTTGACAACCTGAGAGCTTCCCCCTTCCTCATCCAGTACATCCAGGAAGAG ATCCCAGACTACAGGAATGCCATAATTGTTGCAAAGTCCCCTTCAGCTGCCAAGAG AGCCCAGTCCTACGCTGAGAGGCTGCGACTCGGGCTGGCAGTGATGCACGGGGAGGCCCATCATTCAGAGCTGGACATGGTCGATGGACGGCAATCTCCCCCGTTCTCTCCCCCCTCTACCCGCACCACCCAAGGACACACCGGCCTGGAGCTGCCAT GCAGCAGACGTGCTCCATTTCCTGGGATAGAGCTCCCAA TAATGATGGCAAAGGAGAAGCCCCCCATCACTGTCGTGGGAGATGTAGGCGGCAGGATCGCCATCATTGTT GATGACATCATCGATAATGTGGAGGACTTTGTTGCAGCAGCAGAAATcctgaaggagagaggagcctACAAGATCTACATCATGGCTACACACGGCCTGCTGTCTGCAGATGCGCCAAGATTAATAGAGGAGTCTGCCATCGATGAG GTGGTGGTGACCAACACTGTACCTCATGAGGTGCAGAAGCTTCAGTGTCCAAAAATCAAAACTGTGGATGTCAGTATGATCCTGGCGGAGGCCATCCGGCGGATCCACAATGGAGAGTCCATGGCCTATCTGTTCCGCAACATTGCTGTCGACGACTGA
- the LOC117731227 gene encoding phosphoribosyl pyrophosphate synthase-associated protein 1-like isoform X2, with the protein MPIRRFGGHRSLVAYSRTPKPAHVYEKMNVSKSGYRVFSANSTTACTELAKKITERLGVELGKSLVHQESNGETRVDVKESVRGQDIFIIQTIPSDVNTAIMELLVMAYALKTSCAKNIIGVIPYFPYSKQCKMRKRGSIVCKLLASMLAKAGITHIITMDLHQKEIQGFFSFPVDNLRASPFLIQYIQEEIPDYRNAIIVAKSPSAAKRAQSYAERLRLGLAVMHGEAHHSELDMVDGRQSPPFSPPSTRTTQGHTGLELPLMMAKEKPPITVVGDVGGRIAIIVDDIIDNVEDFVAAAEILKERGAYKIYIMATHGLLSADAPRLIEESAIDEVVVTNTVPHEVQKLQCPKIKTVDVSMILAEAIRRIHNGESMAYLFRNIAVDD; encoded by the exons ATGCCTATTAGGCGTTTCGGGGGTCACAGGTCTCTGGTCGCATACTCTCGAACTCCAAAGCCGGCGCACGTTTACGAGAAAATGAACGTCTCAAAGAGTGGCTACCGGGTCTTTTCCGCCAACTCCACCACCGCGTGCACCGAGCTGGCCAAGAAGATCACAGA ACGCTTGGGGGTGGAGTTGGGCAAGTCGTTGGTTCATCAAGAGTCAAATGGAG AGACTCGAGTGGACGTGAAAGAGTCCGTCCGTGGACaagacatcttcatcattcagaccATTCCCAG TGATGTCAACACGGCCATCATGGAGCTTCTGGTTATGGCCTACGCCCTGAAGACGTCCTGTGCTAAGAACATCATCGGGGTCATTCCCTACTTTCCTTACAGCAAGCAGTGCAAGATGAGAAAGAGAGGATCCATTGTCTGCAAGCTGCTAGCATCCATGTTGGCTAAAGCCG GGATAACTCACATCATCACCATGGACCTCCATCAGAAAGAAATCCAGGGCTTCTTCAGCTTCCCTGTTGACAACCTGAGAGCTTCCCCCTTCCTCATCCAGTACATCCAGGAAGAG ATCCCAGACTACAGGAATGCCATAATTGTTGCAAAGTCCCCTTCAGCTGCCAAGAG AGCCCAGTCCTACGCTGAGAGGCTGCGACTCGGGCTGGCAGTGATGCACGGGGAGGCCCATCATTCAGAGCTGGACATGGTCGATGGACGGCAATCTCCCCCGTTCTCTCCCCCCTCTACCCGCACCACCCAAGGACACACCGGCCTGGAGCTGCCAT TAATGATGGCAAAGGAGAAGCCCCCCATCACTGTCGTGGGAGATGTAGGCGGCAGGATCGCCATCATTGTT GATGACATCATCGATAATGTGGAGGACTTTGTTGCAGCAGCAGAAATcctgaaggagagaggagcctACAAGATCTACATCATGGCTACACACGGCCTGCTGTCTGCAGATGCGCCAAGATTAATAGAGGAGTCTGCCATCGATGAG GTGGTGGTGACCAACACTGTACCTCATGAGGTGCAGAAGCTTCAGTGTCCAAAAATCAAAACTGTGGATGTCAGTATGATCCTGGCGGAGGCCATCCGGCGGATCCACAATGGAGAGTCCATGGCCTATCTGTTCCGCAACATTGCTGTCGACGACTGA
- the LOC117734852 gene encoding GTP-binding protein Rhes-like, with protein sequence MSLEVKEKTQVRLVFLGAAGVGKTALIQRFLQDTFEPKHRRTVEELHSREYDIGGVKITVEILDTSGSYSFPAMRKLSIQNSDAFALVYALDDPESLEAVKSLRDEILEIKEDKNTPIVVVGNKSDRKQERKVSNEDVLSTVEMDWNNSYLEASAKDNTNVVEVFKELLQQANLPSRLSPALRRRRETFPKDTNFRPPMNKTNSCILS encoded by the coding sequence ATGTCTttggaggtgaaggagaagacGCAGGTGCGGCTGGTCTTTCTGGGGGCAGCAGGAGTGGGCAAGACGGCCCTGATCCAACGCTTCCTCCAAGACACCTTTGAGCCCAAGCACCGGCGCACCGTGGAGGAGCTGCACAGCAGGGAGTATGACATCGGCGGCGTCAAGATCACAGTGGAGATCCTGGACACCAGCGGCAGCTACTCCTTCCCGGCCATGCGCAAGCTCTCCATCCAAAACAGCGACGCCTTCGCGCTGGTGTACGCCCTGGATGACCCCGAGTCCCTGGAGGCCGTCAAGAGCCTCCGAGATGAGATCCTGGAGATCAAGGAGGACAAGAACACGCCCATCGTGGTGGTGGGGAACAAGTCGGACCGCAAGCAGGAGCGCAAGGTGTCCAACGAGGACGTGCTGTCGACCGTGGAGATGGATTGGAACAACAGCTACCTGGAGGCGTCGGCGAAGGACAACACCAACGTGGTGGAGGTGTTCAAGGAGCTCCTGCAGCAGGCAAACCTTCCCAGCCGCCTCAGCCCTGCGCTGCGCAGACGCAGGGAGACCTTTCCAAAAGACACCAACTTCCGTCCGCCCATGAACAAGACCAACAGCTGTATCCTGTCCtaa